The Symphalangus syndactylus isolate Jambi chromosome 23, NHGRI_mSymSyn1-v2.1_pri, whole genome shotgun sequence genome has a window encoding:
- the FRS3 gene encoding fibroblast growth factor receptor substrate 3, which translates to MGSCCSCLNRDSVPDNHPTKFKVTNVDDEGVELGSGVMELTQSELVLHLHRREAVRWPYLCLRRYGYDSNLFSFESGRRCQTGQGIFAFKCSRAEEIFNLLQDLMQCNSINVMEEPVIITRNSHPAELDLPRAPQPPNALGYTVSSFSNGCPGEGPRCSAPRRLSTSSLRHPSLGEESTHALIAPDEQSHTYVNTPASEDDHRRGRHCLQPLPEGQAPFLLQAQGPDQRDPQVFLQPGQVKFVLGPTPARRHMVKCQGLCPSLHDPPHHNNNNEAPSECPAQPKCTYENVSGGLRRGAGWRLSPEDPGWNGLAHRRAALLHYENLPPLPPVWESQAQQLGGEAGDDGDLRDGLTPSSNGFPDGEEDETPLQKPTSTRTAIRSHGSFPVPLTRRRGSPRVFNFDFRRPGPEPPRQLNYIQVELKGWGGDHPKGSQNPSSPQAPMPTTHPARSSDSYAVIDLKKTVAMSNLQRALPRDDGTARKTRHNSTDLPL; encoded by the exons GTGACAAATGTGGATGACGAGGGGGTGGAGCTGGGCTCTGGGGTGATGGAGCTGACACAGAGTGAGCTGGTGCTGCACCTGCATCGGCGTGAGGCCGTCCGCTGGCCTTACCTCTGCCTGCGGCGCTATGGCTACGACTCCAACCTCTTTTCCTTTGAGAGTGGCCGCCGATGTCAGACAGGCCAGG gaatatttgcatttaagtGTTCCCGGGCTGAGGAAATCTTCAACCTCCTTCAGGATCTGATGCAGTGCAACAGCATCAATGTGATGGAAGAGCCTGTCATCATCACCCGCAATAGCCACCCCGCTGAGCTTGACCTCCCTCGAGCCCCCCAGCCTCCCAATG CTCTAGGATACACTGTCTCCAGCTTTTCCAATGGCTGCCCTGGAGAGGGCCCACGATGCTCAGCTCCCCGGCGGCTCTCGACAAGCAGCCTGCGGCACCCCTCGCTTGGGGAAGAGTCCACCCATGCCCTCATTGCTCCTGATGAGCAG TCCCACACCTATGTCAACACACCGGCCAGTGAAGATGACCACCGCAGGGGCCGCCACtgcctgcagcccctgcctgagGGTCAGGCACCCTTCCTCCTGCAGGCCCAGGGTCCTGACCAACGGGACCCACAGGTGTTCTTGCAGCCAGGCCAGGTGAAGTTTGTGTTGGGCCCGACCCCTGCTCGGCGGCACATGGTGAAGTGCCAGGGCCTCTGTCCCAGCCTGCATGACCCCCCACACCACAATAATAACAATGAGGCCCCTTCCGAGTGCCCAGCCCAGCCTAAGTGCACCTACGAGAACGTCAGCGGGGGGCTGCGGCGAGGGGCTGGCTGGAGACTGAGCCCAGaggacccaggctggaatggccTTGCCCACCGCCGGGCCGCCCTGCTGCACTATGAGAACCTGCCCCCACTGCCCCCTGTGTGGGAAAGCCAAGCCCAGCAGCTGGGAGGGGAGGCTGGGGATGATGGGGACTTGAGGGATGGGCTCACACCCTCTTCCAATGGCTTCCCTGATGGTGAGGAGGACGAGACCCCACTGCAGAAGCCCACCAGCACGCGGACCGCAATCCGCAGCCACGGCAGCTTTCCTGTGCCACTGACCCGCCGCCGCGGCTCCCCAAGGGTCTTCAACTTTGATTTCCGCCGGCCGGGGCCCGAGCCCCCAAGGCAGCTTAACTACATCCAGGTGGAGCTAAAGGGCTGGGGTGGAGACCACCCTAAGGGGTCCCAGAACCCCTCGAGCCCCCAAGCCCCCATGCCCACCACCCACCCTGCCCGAAGCTCAGACTCCTACGCCGTGATTGACCTCAAAAAGACCGTGGCCATGTCCAACCTGCAGAGAGCTCTGCCCCGAGACGATGGCACCGCCAGGAAAACCCGGCACAACAGCACCGACCTGCCTCTGTAG